One region of Corynebacterium capitovis DSM 44611 genomic DNA includes:
- the grcA2 gene encoding autonomous glycyl radical cofactor GrcA2, which translates to MSRTPTFDERLADMKASRSNHHMDSGLYHANINVLDETTLVDAMEHPENYPNLTVRVSGYAVNFVKLTREQQRDVISRTFHQNA; encoded by the coding sequence ATGTCACGCACCCCAACTTTCGATGAGCGTCTTGCCGATATGAAGGCATCGCGCAGCAACCACCACATGGACTCTGGGCTCTATCACGCCAACATTAACGTGTTGGACGAGACCACGCTGGTTGACGCGATGGAACACCCCGAGAACTACCCCAATCTCACGGTGCGCGTATCGGGTTACGCCGTGAACTTCGTCAAGCTCACCCGCGAGCAGCAGCGCGACGTCATTTCCCGCACTTTCCACCAAAACGCCTAA
- the pflA gene encoding pyruvate formate-lyase-activating protein, protein MTRDGTTGIVSIAPEQGERVRGVAAGLGGTEDFARPELLDARRAGEIGLVHSWELVTAVDGPGTRMTVFMSGCPLRCQYCHNPDTMEMREGTVERIDDVVKRVLRYKRVFDASGGGLTVSGGEPLFQIEFTRRLLRAVHDAGVHTAVDTSGFLGSRLTDSDLDVVDLFLLDVKSGSEETYQCVTSRTLQPTIDFGDRLRRAGKRVWVRFVLVPGLTDAPDNIRGVADIVARWSDNVERVEVLPFHNMGADKWHRIGMPYTLTATAPPSAQAVEDARNVFRSRGLQVF, encoded by the coding sequence ATGACGCGCGACGGTACAACGGGGATCGTCTCGATCGCCCCCGAGCAGGGCGAGCGCGTCCGCGGGGTCGCCGCGGGCTTAGGCGGCACCGAAGACTTCGCCAGGCCAGAGCTTCTCGACGCCCGTCGCGCCGGTGAAATCGGGTTAGTCCATTCCTGGGAACTGGTTACGGCGGTAGACGGCCCCGGGACGCGAATGACGGTGTTCATGTCCGGCTGCCCGCTGCGCTGCCAGTACTGCCACAACCCCGACACCATGGAGATGCGGGAAGGGACCGTCGAGCGGATCGACGACGTCGTAAAGCGAGTGCTGCGGTATAAGCGCGTTTTCGATGCGTCCGGCGGCGGGTTGACCGTGTCGGGCGGCGAGCCCCTGTTTCAAATTGAGTTCACCAGGCGCCTGCTTCGCGCCGTCCATGACGCCGGCGTCCACACCGCGGTGGACACGTCAGGGTTTCTCGGCTCACGGTTAACCGACTCCGACCTTGACGTTGTCGACCTCTTTCTCCTAGACGTGAAGTCAGGCAGCGAAGAGACCTACCAGTGCGTCACGTCGCGCACGCTGCAACCCACGATCGACTTTGGTGATCGGCTCCGCCGCGCGGGCAAGCGCGTTTGGGTGAGGTTCGTGCTTGTCCCAGGTTTGACGGACGCTCCGGACAACATTCGCGGGGTCGCCGATATCGTGGCCCGCTGGTCGGATAACGTTGAACGGGTTGAGGTGCTCCCCTTCCACAACATGGGGGCCGACAAGTGGCACCGGATTGGAATGCCCTACACATTGACGGCAACCGCTCCCCCTTCAGCGCAGGCAGTTGAGGACGCACGGAACGTTTTCCGCTCCCGCGGCCTGCAGGTGTTCTAA